In Sphingobacterium thalpophilum, a genomic segment contains:
- a CDS encoding aldose epimerase family protein — MRGKLTLLGLSAMLAFCVSCQQSTGSKTSKADSLSAYMDTAQFSGTIDQKQAYLYELSNKNGVQAYFTNFGARLVGLWVPDNKGELCDVVLGFSKAADYNNPKEPFFGTIVGPFGNRIAKGKFKLDDKTYTLAVNNGPNTLHGGFKGVHFANWTLKSSDKSSLTFAYTLPDGHEGFPGNIQMEVTYTLNDNNELMIAYRATSDKKTVINLTNHAYFNLNGEGSGTILDHQLQLFANEYTPVDSTLIPTGQLAPVKGTAFDFTTLKPIGKDINANDQQLSFGKGYDHNFVLSKEKDGDWYKAAHVIGDKSGIVMDILTAEPGIQFYSGNFMNEQVQLKNGKKDSFRTAFCLEPQHFPDAPNQPNFPTTVLNPGQVYQTKSLYRFSVK, encoded by the coding sequence ATGAGAGGAAAATTGACCTTGCTTGGTCTTTCTGCAATGCTGGCATTTTGTGTGTCTTGTCAGCAATCGACTGGTTCCAAAACTTCAAAAGCAGATTCTTTATCGGCCTACATGGATACCGCACAGTTCAGCGGAACTATTGATCAAAAACAGGCTTATCTATATGAACTGAGCAATAAAAATGGCGTACAAGCTTATTTTACCAATTTTGGTGCACGTTTAGTGGGATTATGGGTGCCTGACAATAAGGGGGAGTTATGCGATGTTGTTTTGGGTTTTTCTAAAGCGGCTGATTATAATAATCCCAAAGAACCATTTTTTGGTACTATTGTAGGGCCTTTTGGTAATCGGATTGCTAAGGGAAAATTTAAGTTGGATGATAAAACCTATACATTGGCGGTAAATAACGGTCCTAATACACTGCATGGAGGTTTTAAAGGTGTGCATTTTGCCAATTGGACATTAAAATCGTCAGATAAATCGTCTCTTACTTTTGCTTACACCTTACCTGATGGACACGAGGGTTTTCCAGGAAACATCCAGATGGAAGTGACTTATACGCTTAACGATAATAATGAATTGATGATTGCCTATCGTGCTACTTCCGATAAAAAGACGGTGATCAATTTGACCAACCATGCTTACTTTAATTTAAATGGTGAGGGGAGCGGTACAATTCTGGATCATCAGCTTCAATTGTTTGCGAATGAATACACACCAGTGGATAGTACACTAATACCAACAGGGCAATTAGCACCGGTAAAGGGAACAGCTTTTGATTTTACAACCTTGAAACCAATAGGAAAAGATATTAATGCCAATGATCAGCAACTGAGCTTTGGAAAGGGCTATGATCACAACTTTGTCTTAAGCAAGGAGAAAGATGGCGATTGGTACAAAGCAGCCCATGTGATTGGAGATAAATCGGGTATTGTTATGGATATTCTGACTGCAGAACCTGGAATACAATTTTATAGCGGTAATTTTATGAATGAACAAGTGCAATTGAAGAACGGGAAAAAAGACTCCTTTCGTACGGCCTTTTGCCTCGAACCGCAGCATTTTCCGGATGCACCAAACCAACCTAATTTTCCAACAACTGTCCTAAACCCCGGGCAAGTTTATCAAACGAAATCCCTGTATCGTTTTTCGGTAAAATAA
- a CDS encoding TonB-dependent receptor, with the protein MFKGLKCLPISATLLCCASSFIPLAKGANLIPVSPGGIELQKAIKGVVKDKDGNPIVGATVALKSKPNIAVSTDAKGNFNLTGVNAGELLTVRSVGYLSKEVVASADLVITLDDENSRIGEVVVVGYGTQKKESVTGAITAISSQDISRSVATTTSGALVGKIAGVNSRMSDGRPGAWTGISIRNMGTPLYVIDGVQKDEGQFNNLDFNDIESVSVLKDASAAIYGVRAANGVVVVTTKKGKRGDNNTFNINSYYGWQSMFRFPKPADASTYVKSYIQSDAILGVKDPKYSLSDLEKWQQGTEKGYRPFDWYDYILKTSPQTYVSGNVSGGSEKINYYLSAGHLDQQSIIRNYGGFNRTNVQMNIDANVSKRLKIGANLNGRIEQRKQPGVPGADDTWQALFAIYRNLPTARPFANDNPLYPTQTSPNAETNFAMLNYDLSGTYQEKWRVMQLNFNAEYKITNDLIAKGTVGYYLANKWMDNQEFTYKLYGYDEKTDTYPVTFSMDNPWRERSISQVEEISTQFTLNYNKRFGKHGINAVLAAESIKRDNPDVYVHDRPASNALSLIYFQTMDTYNDTGVNTQARAGFAGRVNYDYDQKYLLELSSRYDGSWKFAPGSRWGFFPSVSAGWRVSSEKFWSEGMRKVFDDVKLRGSYGVLGDDNLDAWEYFAFGYLSGYNYFRKPVRDGYQNIVGSTIDGKYVIGSQARGLPVKTLSWIQAHMLNVGLDFSTLKGKLTGSVDVFRRKRTGLPAKREDVLIPNEVGFSLPYENLNSDIHQGIDGSLMWRSSVNGFNYFVGGNFTFARQTDGEQYKPRFGNSLDQYRKSIYDRYAFLNWGLHSIGQFQSWEEIANYDIDNDRKGNSSLRPGDIKYEDINGDKVINELDERPIGYRQGGLPYFNYGINLGGQFKGFDLAMDFTGAAFASFNPSYEAVFPFHDGGNNPQYYMENQWMLSDITDRNSALIPGKYPTLIKGNRDHSNYWHSDFWLTNVNYLKLRNLQIGYTLPEKWMKPRGIQKLRIYTMMQNLFSIDNLGDMKIDPEITSDSGVQYPTNKVINVGVTLTF; encoded by the coding sequence ATGTTTAAGGGTCTTAAATGTCTGCCAATATCTGCTACATTGCTCTGCTGTGCGAGCAGTTTTATCCCCTTAGCAAAGGGAGCTAATTTAATTCCAGTTTCTCCAGGGGGGATCGAGTTGCAAAAAGCAATAAAAGGGGTTGTTAAGGATAAGGATGGCAATCCTATTGTAGGAGCGACGGTCGCATTGAAATCCAAACCCAATATTGCAGTCTCAACAGATGCGAAAGGTAATTTTAACTTGACAGGTGTCAATGCCGGTGAACTTTTGACCGTAAGATCTGTAGGCTACCTCTCCAAAGAAGTCGTAGCGAGTGCCGATTTAGTCATTACATTGGACGATGAAAATTCACGTATCGGCGAAGTGGTTGTGGTAGGGTACGGTACACAAAAGAAGGAATCTGTTACTGGTGCAATCACGGCAATTTCTTCGCAGGATATTTCCAGATCTGTTGCGACTACAACCTCAGGAGCTTTGGTCGGGAAGATTGCAGGGGTCAATAGCCGGATGTCAGATGGACGCCCTGGCGCATGGACGGGGATCAGCATCCGGAATATGGGAACTCCCTTGTATGTGATCGACGGTGTTCAAAAAGATGAAGGCCAATTCAATAATTTGGACTTCAATGACATCGAATCTGTTTCGGTTTTGAAGGATGCGTCCGCAGCGATTTATGGTGTACGCGCAGCCAACGGAGTGGTGGTTGTAACGACAAAGAAGGGGAAGCGGGGCGACAACAATACCTTTAATATCAATTCGTATTATGGCTGGCAAAGTATGTTTCGCTTTCCCAAGCCTGCAGATGCAAGTACCTATGTAAAGAGCTACATTCAATCGGATGCCATTCTTGGTGTGAAGGATCCCAAGTATTCATTAAGCGATCTTGAAAAATGGCAGCAGGGGACGGAAAAAGGTTACCGCCCATTTGATTGGTACGATTATATCTTAAAAACTAGTCCGCAAACCTATGTTTCTGGAAATGTGAGCGGTGGGTCCGAAAAAATCAATTATTACTTAAGTGCCGGGCATCTCGACCAGCAGTCCATCATCCGTAATTACGGCGGCTTCAATCGTACCAATGTGCAGATGAATATTGACGCGAATGTATCAAAACGATTAAAGATTGGTGCCAATTTGAATGGGCGGATCGAACAGCGCAAACAACCGGGCGTACCTGGTGCTGACGATACTTGGCAGGCTTTATTTGCGATATATCGCAACCTGCCTACTGCACGGCCTTTTGCCAACGACAATCCTTTATATCCAACGCAGACATCGCCCAATGCGGAAACTAACTTTGCGATGCTGAATTATGATCTGTCCGGTACTTATCAGGAAAAATGGCGGGTGATGCAGTTAAATTTTAATGCGGAATATAAGATCACAAATGATTTGATCGCTAAGGGAACAGTAGGCTATTATCTGGCCAATAAATGGATGGATAATCAGGAGTTTACCTATAAACTATATGGCTACGATGAGAAGACAGATACGTACCCGGTAACTTTTAGCATGGACAACCCTTGGCGGGAGAGATCTATTTCGCAGGTTGAAGAAATCTCAACCCAATTTACCTTAAATTATAACAAGCGATTCGGCAAACATGGAATCAATGCTGTGCTTGCTGCGGAGTCCATAAAAAGGGATAATCCAGATGTTTATGTACACGATCGTCCAGCCTCTAATGCCTTAAGTTTGATCTATTTTCAGACGATGGACACCTACAATGATACTGGAGTGAATACCCAGGCGAGAGCCGGTTTTGCAGGGCGGGTCAATTATGATTATGACCAGAAATATCTTTTGGAGCTTTCTTCACGCTATGACGGTTCATGGAAATTCGCGCCAGGAAGCCGATGGGGATTTTTTCCTTCGGTATCTGCAGGCTGGCGTGTTTCATCTGAAAAGTTCTGGTCTGAAGGTATGAGAAAGGTATTTGACGATGTGAAGTTAAGGGGATCTTACGGTGTATTGGGCGATGATAATTTGGATGCCTGGGAATATTTTGCTTTTGGTTATCTAAGTGGATATAATTATTTCCGAAAACCAGTGCGTGATGGCTATCAAAATATCGTCGGCTCAACAATTGACGGGAAGTATGTTATCGGTTCTCAAGCACGTGGCCTTCCCGTTAAAACGCTTTCTTGGATTCAGGCCCATATGCTAAATGTTGGTTTGGACTTTAGTACACTAAAAGGTAAATTAACAGGTTCGGTAGATGTCTTCCGTCGAAAAAGAACAGGACTGCCTGCCAAGCGAGAAGATGTATTGATACCGAATGAAGTAGGCTTTAGTTTACCTTATGAAAATCTGAATTCGGATATTCATCAAGGTATCGATGGATCATTAATGTGGCGGAGTAGCGTCAATGGATTTAACTATTTCGTAGGCGGTAATTTCACTTTCGCACGGCAAACTGACGGCGAACAATATAAACCACGTTTTGGAAACTCTTTGGATCAATATCGAAAATCGATCTATGACCGTTATGCCTTTCTCAATTGGGGATTACATTCCATTGGACAATTCCAGTCGTGGGAAGAAATTGCCAATTATGATATAGACAATGACCGTAAAGGCAACTCATCATTACGGCCGGGTGATATTAAGTATGAAGATATTAATGGCGATAAAGTGATCAATGAGCTGGATGAACGGCCAATCGGATATCGACAAGGCGGTCTTCCTTATTTCAATTACGGAATTAACCTTGGCGGCCAATTTAAGGGATTTGATTTGGCAATGGATTTCACCGGAGCAGCTTTTGCTTCTTTTAATCCCAGTTATGAAGCTGTTTTCCCTTTCCATGATGGTGGCAACAATCCGCAATACTATATGGAAAACCAGTGGATGCTGAGCGATATTACGGATCGAAATAGTGCATTGATCCCAGGAAAGTACCCTACATTAATTAAAGGAAATAGAGATCATAGTAATTATTGGCATAGCGACTTCTGGCTTACCAATGTCAACTATTTGAAATTAAGAAACCTGCAGATCGGATATACTTTACCGGAGAAGTGGATGAAACCTCGAGGAATTCAGAAATTGAGGATATATACCATGATGCAGAATCTGTTTAGCATAGATAATTTGGGTGATATGAAGATCGATCCAGAAATCACAAGTGATTCGGGCGTTCAGTACCCAACAAACAAAGTTATAAACGTTGGTGTTACCTTAACTTTTTAA
- a CDS encoding RagB/SusD family nutrient uptake outer membrane protein, which produces MINKKVILLGVCLVCTFSSCNKFLERESQAIFTDDQIFSDQNMIKSVLANYYGRISWGQQFGDNGSFAMLDEAGFSSGGPNTMQEFPNDFWRMYDYELIRNLNQFIVGVRQSSLDENNKKSIEGEARFIRAWTYFNMIKRLGGVPLVGDKIYDYTGGMDPAELQTPRSTEAESYNYVINECTEAAKMLGTEKTINSARANKWTALALKARASLYAASIAKYNYKTPDVKTAGNEVGIPAADANKYYQIAYESALDIINNSPYALYNGNADKGKNFYLAVSSKSSSNEVIWAKDYAYPGETHFFTNNNIASSVRGDIDANFVTPVLNLVEAFEYTDDRNGALKTKTATGDYIYYNNPEEIFAHKDARLYGTVIYSGADFAGTKITYQAGVRYKEGGVWKTMTAIPGTSDSKFGGIITSKDGPTTSNDMYVNKTGFNIRKFIDENKDASTRGRGSDIWFVRFRYAEFLLIAAEAGLELGKPQAELTGYVNKIRERAGIQALTTISLNDIIQERRVEFAFEDHRYWDLKRLRIAHEIWNGSADNYNAVHYALFPYKIYAPGDPNDGKWVFEKQKSSHTLYPRNFKYQNYYNFIDQDWINNNPKLVRNPYQ; this is translated from the coding sequence ATGATAAATAAGAAAGTTATTTTATTGGGTGTATGTCTCGTATGTACATTTTCAAGCTGCAATAAATTTTTGGAACGGGAATCACAGGCTATTTTTACCGACGATCAGATATTTTCGGATCAGAATATGATAAAATCTGTTCTAGCGAATTATTATGGGCGGATTAGCTGGGGACAGCAATTTGGAGACAATGGATCTTTTGCGATGTTAGATGAGGCCGGATTTTCAAGCGGTGGCCCCAATACGATGCAGGAATTTCCGAATGACTTTTGGCGTATGTACGATTATGAACTGATTCGCAATCTGAATCAATTTATCGTAGGTGTTCGTCAATCATCATTGGACGAAAATAATAAAAAGAGCATCGAAGGCGAGGCCAGATTTATTCGTGCTTGGACCTACTTTAATATGATCAAGCGTTTGGGCGGAGTTCCTTTGGTGGGTGATAAGATCTATGATTATACGGGTGGCATGGATCCAGCAGAGTTGCAGACACCGCGATCAACAGAAGCAGAGAGTTATAATTACGTGATTAACGAATGTACCGAAGCCGCTAAAATGCTCGGTACAGAGAAAACCATAAATTCAGCTAGAGCTAATAAATGGACAGCTTTGGCACTTAAGGCGCGGGCAAGTCTGTACGCCGCCTCAATAGCGAAGTATAACTATAAAACGCCAGACGTCAAAACAGCAGGCAACGAGGTGGGAATCCCTGCGGCGGACGCCAATAAATATTACCAGATTGCTTACGAATCAGCATTGGATATTATCAACAATAGCCCTTATGCCCTCTATAATGGAAATGCCGATAAAGGAAAGAACTTCTATCTTGCTGTAAGTTCAAAATCAAGTAGCAATGAAGTTATTTGGGCCAAGGATTATGCGTATCCAGGTGAAACACATTTTTTCACCAACAATAACATTGCCTCATCGGTCCGTGGAGATATTGATGCCAATTTTGTTACGCCTGTTTTAAATTTGGTGGAAGCATTTGAGTATACAGATGATCGAAATGGAGCATTGAAAACGAAGACTGCTACGGGAGATTACATTTACTATAACAATCCCGAAGAGATATTCGCCCATAAGGACGCGCGTCTGTATGGTACTGTAATTTACTCTGGTGCTGATTTTGCTGGTACCAAAATCACTTACCAAGCAGGCGTTAGATATAAAGAAGGAGGTGTTTGGAAGACGATGACCGCAATACCCGGTACTTCAGATTCCAAATTCGGAGGAATTATTACAAGCAAAGATGGACCAACGACTTCCAATGATATGTATGTCAACAAGACGGGATTTAATATCCGGAAGTTTATTGACGAAAACAAAGATGCTTCTACCCGTGGTCGAGGTTCGGATATTTGGTTTGTTCGTTTTCGTTACGCCGAATTTCTGCTGATTGCCGCAGAGGCAGGGCTTGAACTTGGTAAACCGCAAGCTGAGTTAACGGGGTATGTCAATAAGATTAGGGAGCGCGCGGGGATACAGGCATTGACAACCATTTCCCTGAATGATATTATTCAGGAGCGCCGGGTTGAATTTGCCTTCGAAGATCATCGTTATTGGGATCTGAAGCGTTTGCGAATTGCCCATGAAATCTGGAACGGAAGCGCTGATAATTACAATGCGGTACACTATGCCCTATTTCCATACAAAATATATGCTCCGGGGGATCCGAACGATGGTAAATGGGTTTTTGAGAAACAGAAATCGAGTCATACGCTCTATCCACGAAATTTTAAATATCAGAACTATTATAATTTCATCGATCAAGATTGGATTAATAACAATCCGAAGTTAGTTCGAAATCCTTATCAATAG
- a CDS encoding DUF3823 domain-containing protein, translating to MKTFFCKLIVSLCLIVGVFACGKDNYDAPKSTLNGRVTYNSEPLGVRGSNQSVSLQLWQDGFPLRSAINVYVTQDGSFAAKLFDGKYKLVATSGNGPWLNSADTVLVEVRGNTSIEYPVKPYYTMSNIAYNVQGNMLKASFDVKTIDASRTIDFATLLVNDTKFVDLGQYTYKMEKTGISSGHVDLELDIKDILTKNAAVYARVGLKISGITEALYDSSPKKLK from the coding sequence ATGAAAACTTTTTTTTGTAAATTAATAGTCAGTTTGTGTTTGATCGTAGGTGTATTTGCGTGTGGCAAAGATAACTATGATGCCCCTAAAAGTACACTGAACGGTCGTGTAACCTACAATTCAGAACCTCTAGGAGTAAGAGGATCAAACCAGTCCGTTTCACTTCAGCTATGGCAAGATGGTTTTCCGCTTCGATCTGCTATTAATGTGTATGTGACGCAGGACGGTTCATTTGCTGCAAAGCTGTTTGATGGGAAGTACAAATTGGTAGCAACCAGCGGAAATGGCCCCTGGCTGAATAGTGCGGATACAGTGCTGGTTGAGGTGCGGGGCAATACAAGCATCGAGTACCCAGTTAAACCTTATTATACCATGAGTAATATTGCCTATAATGTTCAAGGGAATATGCTGAAAGCTTCTTTTGACGTCAAGACAATAGATGCTTCAAGAACGATTGATTTTGCCACCTTATTGGTCAATGATACAAAATTCGTGGATTTGGGTCAATATACTTATAAGATGGAAAAAACTGGAATTAGTTCGGGGCATGTCGATCTGGAGCTGGATATCAAAGATATTTTGACCAAGAATGCTGCAGTGTATGCGCGCGTGGGCTTGAAGATAAGCGGTATCACCGAGGCGCTATACGATAGTTCACCTAAGAAATTGAAATAA
- a CDS encoding beta-L-arabinofuranosidase domain-containing protein: MIKKFSFLSLLMGIGLVTTAQTGIATAVDQLPLTGKNTQYLNNRAPLRQNALLKLPVGSIVPEGWLGKYLELQKDGLTGHLGEISAWLSKKNNAWLSTDGKGDYGWEEVPYWLKGYANLGYILKDPKIIAESKIWLEAALRSQRPDGYFGPLILRNNKPDLWGNMLMLWCLQSYYEYSGDQRVLTLMTNYFKWQANLPDSFFLKDYWENSRGGDNLLSVYWLYNRTQGNEWLMDLADKIHRNTANWRQKDDLPNWHNVNVAQCFREPATYYLKSQSTADLNATYDNFHFVRQVFGQVPGGMFGADENARPGYTDPRQGVETCGMVEQMASNEILLGITGDPFWADHAEEVAFNTYPAAVTADFKALRYITSPNMTISDSHNHAPGIDNNGPFLMMNPFSSRCCQHNHSQGWPYYAEHLYMATNDNGVAAVLYAASKAEVKVGNNQSIQIRQESNYPFEESLRFEIGTQGKTVDFPFYLRIPAWAKQAKVTVNGKSQAIEAGAKYIRIERKWKDGDKVELSLPMTIDLKTWTANKNSVSIQRGPLTYALKIKENYVKKDSKASAIGDSKWQETADPSKWPSYEILPASDWNYGLVQNQLQAVDQLKVVKRPWPKDAFPFDAEAVPISILVKAKRIDGWKIDENGLTGVLPLSPVESKGEVQEVELIPMGAARLRIAAFPTVK, from the coding sequence ATGATCAAAAAATTTAGCTTTTTAAGCCTATTAATGGGCATCGGTCTTGTTACGACTGCACAAACGGGAATAGCAACAGCTGTAGACCAATTACCATTAACCGGAAAGAATACGCAATATCTGAATAATAGGGCTCCTTTAAGACAGAATGCCTTGCTAAAATTACCCGTGGGCAGTATCGTCCCGGAAGGTTGGCTCGGGAAGTATCTGGAGCTGCAGAAAGATGGTCTTACAGGCCATCTGGGAGAAATTAGCGCTTGGCTATCGAAGAAAAATAACGCTTGGTTAAGTACGGATGGGAAAGGAGATTATGGCTGGGAAGAAGTTCCTTATTGGTTAAAAGGCTACGCTAATTTGGGCTACATCTTGAAAGATCCTAAGATAATAGCAGAGTCAAAAATCTGGTTAGAGGCCGCGCTAAGAAGCCAGCGTCCTGATGGATACTTTGGCCCATTGATCCTGCGTAATAACAAACCTGATCTTTGGGGAAATATGTTGATGCTATGGTGTTTGCAGTCCTATTATGAATATAGCGGTGACCAGCGTGTTTTAACGTTGATGACCAATTATTTTAAATGGCAGGCCAATTTGCCGGATAGTTTTTTTCTCAAGGATTATTGGGAAAACAGTCGTGGTGGTGACAATTTGCTATCCGTATATTGGCTCTATAACAGAACACAAGGTAATGAATGGTTGATGGATTTAGCGGATAAAATCCATCGGAATACAGCCAATTGGCGGCAGAAAGATGATTTGCCCAATTGGCATAATGTCAATGTAGCGCAGTGTTTTAGAGAGCCAGCAACCTATTATCTGAAAAGCCAGTCGACTGCAGATCTTAACGCAACCTACGATAATTTTCATTTCGTCAGACAAGTATTTGGTCAGGTTCCGGGCGGCATGTTCGGTGCCGATGAAAATGCACGTCCGGGATATACCGATCCCCGTCAGGGAGTGGAAACCTGTGGAATGGTGGAGCAGATGGCTTCCAATGAAATCCTTCTCGGGATAACAGGCGATCCTTTTTGGGCGGATCATGCGGAGGAAGTTGCTTTTAATACCTACCCAGCCGCTGTGACAGCCGATTTTAAAGCATTACGCTATATCACGAGCCCAAATATGACCATCAGCGATAGCCATAATCATGCTCCTGGGATTGATAATAATGGACCATTTTTAATGATGAACCCCTTCAGTTCACGTTGTTGTCAACATAACCACAGTCAGGGCTGGCCATATTATGCGGAGCATCTGTATATGGCAACAAATGATAATGGTGTTGCGGCAGTACTTTATGCCGCATCAAAAGCTGAAGTCAAAGTCGGAAACAATCAATCCATTCAGATTAGACAAGAGTCCAATTATCCGTTTGAAGAATCGCTGCGATTTGAAATAGGAACACAGGGTAAAACGGTTGATTTTCCCTTTTATCTCCGTATCCCTGCCTGGGCGAAACAAGCCAAAGTAACGGTTAATGGTAAAAGTCAGGCTATAGAAGCTGGAGCAAAATATATTCGGATTGAACGGAAATGGAAAGACGGCGACAAGGTCGAGCTCTCCTTGCCGATGACCATAGATCTGAAAACATGGACTGCCAATAAAAATTCAGTTAGTATCCAGCGTGGACCATTGACCTATGCACTCAAAATCAAAGAGAATTATGTGAAAAAGGATAGTAAGGCTTCGGCAATTGGGGATTCTAAATGGCAGGAGACTGCAGATCCATCAAAATGGCCATCCTATGAAATCCTTCCTGCAAGTGACTGGAATTATGGACTTGTACAAAATCAGCTACAAGCTGTTGACCAACTAAAAGTGGTCAAACGACCATGGCCTAAAGATGCATTTCCTTTCGACGCAGAAGCAGTACCTATTTCGATTCTTGTGAAAGCGAAACGTATTGATGGATGGAAAATTGATGAAAATGGACTAACGGGCGTATTGCCCCTGAGTCCAGTGGAAAGCAAGGGCGAGGTGCAGGAAGTTGAACTGATTCCCATGGGAGCAGCACGTTTGCGCATTGCTGCTTTTCCAACTGTGAAATAA
- a CDS encoding sugar-binding domain-containing protein, which translates to MMKKTLLFASLMMAAQLNFAQDWKPAGSHILTPWGEKVTAQKPHPEYPRPQLTRTNNWQNLNGLWKYAVTPVGTKEIPRQWDGNILVPFAIESALSGVGKEVGKDKALWYNNTITLDKSVNKNKVLLHFGAVDWQCDVYVNNQLVGRHEGGFDPFSMDVTSFLKKGAKQEIAIRVWDPTDDGPQPRGKQVNKPNGIWYTPVTGIWQTVWLESVPQTYIVSTKQTPRLEDGVLAFQASVEGSQAGDEIKVRALDGGKVIKEQTGQPNTSFDLSVPNLEPWSPSNPKLYDLEIQLIRKGKVVDQAKSYFAMRKIAMQKDENGVQRLMLNNKFTFQYGPLDQGWWPDGLHTAPTDEALKFDVVKTKEMGFNMIRKHIKVEPARWYRYCDSIGMLVWQDMPSGDLGGNHWDMQPGKISGGNRDKVRSQESEGYYRKEWKTIMEVLHNYPSIVIWVPFNEAWGQFKTKEITEWTMANDPSRLVNSASGGNFMETGHILDIHNYPDAAMPDPNLFGAKQVLALGEFGGLGLPIDGHSWQQKDNWGYQSFKNKTELLERYKRLIHDLARLIPMGLSAAVYTQTTDVEVETNGLMTYDRKVVKMPEAELKAAHQALYNAPTK; encoded by the coding sequence ATGATGAAGAAAACCTTACTTTTTGCCAGTTTGATGATGGCAGCACAATTGAACTTTGCTCAGGATTGGAAACCCGCAGGGTCACATATATTAACCCCTTGGGGCGAGAAAGTAACGGCACAAAAGCCACATCCTGAATATCCTAGACCACAATTAACCAGAACCAATAACTGGCAGAATTTAAATGGACTATGGAAATATGCTGTCACTCCAGTAGGTACTAAAGAGATTCCTCGTCAATGGGACGGCAATATCCTTGTTCCTTTTGCTATTGAATCGGCATTGTCCGGTGTTGGTAAAGAGGTCGGGAAAGATAAAGCGTTATGGTATAATAATACCATAACATTGGACAAGTCTGTCAATAAAAATAAGGTCCTGTTGCATTTCGGTGCCGTAGATTGGCAATGTGATGTGTATGTAAATAACCAATTGGTCGGAAGACATGAAGGTGGTTTTGATCCATTTTCGATGGATGTGACAAGCTTCCTAAAGAAAGGAGCGAAACAGGAAATAGCCATTCGGGTATGGGATCCGACTGATGATGGTCCACAACCACGGGGTAAACAAGTGAACAAGCCGAATGGTATATGGTATACACCAGTGACGGGAATTTGGCAGACCGTTTGGTTAGAAAGTGTCCCCCAAACTTACATCGTGAGTACCAAACAGACTCCGCGTTTAGAAGATGGAGTCTTGGCCTTTCAGGCTTCCGTAGAAGGAAGTCAAGCCGGTGACGAAATAAAGGTGCGTGCATTGGATGGCGGAAAGGTTATTAAAGAACAAACAGGACAACCGAATACATCTTTCGATCTTTCGGTACCTAATCTGGAGCCATGGTCCCCAAGTAACCCTAAGCTCTATGATCTAGAAATTCAGCTGATTCGAAAAGGAAAAGTCGTAGATCAGGCGAAAAGCTATTTTGCCATGCGGAAAATAGCCATGCAGAAAGACGAAAATGGTGTTCAACGTTTAATGCTAAACAATAAGTTTACCTTCCAATATGGTCCATTGGATCAAGGCTGGTGGCCAGATGGTCTACATACAGCACCAACGGATGAAGCGCTGAAGTTTGATGTTGTCAAAACAAAGGAAATGGGATTCAATATGATCCGTAAACATATCAAAGTAGAACCGGCGCGCTGGTACCGTTACTGCGATAGTATAGGTATGCTTGTCTGGCAAGATATGCCTAGCGGCGATCTTGGCGGAAACCATTGGGATATGCAACCAGGAAAGATTTCAGGAGGAAATAGGGATAAAGTACGTTCGCAGGAATCTGAAGGGTATTACAGAAAAGAATGGAAAACCATTATGGAGGTATTGCACAACTATCCAAGCATCGTCATTTGGGTACCTTTTAATGAGGCTTGGGGGCAATTCAAAACGAAGGAAATAACGGAATGGACAATGGCCAATGACCCTTCAAGACTAGTAAATAGTGCCAGCGGTGGTAATTTTATGGAAACTGGACATATCTTGGATATCCACAATTATCCCGATGCAGCCATGCCTGATCCAAATTTATTCGGCGCCAAACAAGTGCTTGCATTGGGTGAGTTTGGTGGTCTGGGATTACCGATCGATGGGCACTCCTGGCAACAAAAAGACAACTGGGGATACCAAAGTTTTAAAAATAAAACGGAATTATTGGAGCGCTATAAACGCCTGATCCATGACTTGGCACGTCTAATTCCTATGGGATTGTCTGCCGCTGTTTATACACAGACGACAGATGTGGAAGTAGAAACAAATGGTTTGATGACCTATGATCGTAAAGTTGTCAAAATGCCTGAAGCAGAATTGAAAGCTGCACATCAGGCGCTTTATAATGCACCTACCAAATAA